The Syntrophomonadaceae bacterium genome includes the window GAGTGCGATAGGCTTAGAAATCTTTATTCACGGGGCTTTATGTATATGCTATTCCGGACAGTGTTTGATGAGCAGTTTTATCGGCGGAAGGAGCGGTAACAGAGGCCGTTGCGCCCAACCCTGCCGCTTGCCCTACAGTTTGGTGGAACGTCAAACAGGAGAACAATTTTCAGATAACCTCCATCTTTTAAGTACGAAAGACCTGTGTTTAATTGAGCTGCTGCCAGAAATAATCTCATCCGGAGTTGTATCCTTTAAAATAGAGGGGCGAATGAAACGGCCAGAGTATGTTGCCACTGTTGTGCGCATCTACCGGGGAGCAATTGACAGGTTTCTTACTGATCCCGAAAAGTTTATGGTTACTGAGGGAGAAAAAAAGGATTTAGCCCAAATCTTTAATCGGGATTTTACTACTGGCTATCTATACGGAAATCCTGGAAAAGAATTAATGGGTTATGCAAGGCCAAATAACCGGGGCATTTTTTTAGGCCGTATAGTCGGGATTGATGACTTGGGATGGGCTAAAGTTAAATTAGGTGAAGGCTTGGCATTGGGTGATGGTATTGAGGTGTGGATTTCAAAAGGCGGAAGAATCGGATTCACGGTAGAAGCCATAAGTAGGGACCGAAAGAGGATTGAAGGTGCTGCTGCAGGAGAGACTGTTGAAATTAGAATTCCGGAAGAGGTTAGATTTGGTGACCGTCTGTTTAAAACCTATGATGTCCGCTTAATGGCTCAAGCCCAGGAAGCAATTGGCCTTCCTGGGGCCGAAGGTAAAATACCAGTAACTGCTTGGGTTACAATATCCGAAGGAAAACCCATGACAATAACAATTAAAGATCAGGATGGTTTTGTCGGGGAAGGCCGTTCAGATTTTAAGGCTGAAGTTGCAGAAAAAAGGCCCCTCACTTTTGAAGTTTTAAAAGAACAGATGTCGCGCCTTGGCAATACCCCATTCATGCTAGAGAAATTAGAAGCAGAAATAAATGGTTCCTTAATGGTTCCTCTAAGCGAAATAAATGCAACACGAAGGATGGCGATTGAAAACCTGCTGGAAAACAGGACAAAAGGCACTTCCTCAAAGGTGATTTCTTTTAGTGATTATAGCAAATTGGTAGATAGCCTTTTTGATGCCGTTAGACAAGTTAAGAAGCCAAATAAGAAGCAGAAAACAAGGTTGTCAGTTTTGGTTGGGGATTATGCTTCAGCTCTGGCAGCTATTTCTGCAGGAGCGGATCAGCTATTTGTCGGCCGGGAAGTTTTTCGCGGAAACCGCCTGATTCCCAGGGAGATCGGGAAACTAATTAATTTGGGCGCTGAGAAGGACTGCCAGCTTGTTTTAGCAACACCAAGGATTTGGACAGACGAACAGCAAAGTGATGTTTTATATATTGCCCAGCTGGCACTAGAGGCAGGAGCAGCGGGTGTCCTTGCGGCTAATCTGGGAACTGTTGAGCTAATAAATAGAAATAAATTTGAAATCCCGTTATATGCTGACTTTTCATTAAATCTGTTTAATGACTTATCCTGTACTTTTCTGTCTCTACATGGTTTTTCTCAATTAGCCCTATCGTCTGAACTCAATTTTAATCAGATTTCCCAGATGCGGAGTTTGCATAAGATTAATCTGGAGTGCATAGTACACGGCAATTTTCCGTTGATGGTTACTGAGCATTGTGTCCCGGGATCGATCAGTGGCAGTAATTGTGCTGGAGTGGGTCCGGCGGATTTTTGCACCACAGGCTGTTATGGTCTTAAGGATAGGATGAAATTTGTTTTTCCGATTGAAACAGATCAATACTGCCGTATGTATCTATACAATTCCAAAGATCTTTGTCTGGTTGAACACCTTTCTTCTTTTTTAGATCTTGGCCTCAATTCCTTAAGAATAGAGGCGGGGAATCGGGATGCTGTTTATGTTGGTGGTGTAGTTAGATTATACAGGGAAGCTCTGGACAGGGCTACGGAGGGATTAAAAGATGAAAGGTTTTTTGCCCAAATAAAGGAGCGCCTAGCTAAGTTTAGTCCGGAGGGATTTACCAAAGGCCATTATTTTCGCGGAGTGTTATAAGGAACGGGGACACACCGCTTAATAAGGAACGGGGACACACCTGCTGAAGTCTGGGTCTGTCTTTGGGGACAGGAATGTCCCCTCAAATCTGAACGCGGAATGTCCCCAATAGGGGTGAGATTATGAAGAGTTTTGAGCGTCTTGCAAAAAAACTTGAATTGGATAAAGTATTCGAGCAACTAAAAACACGCTGCTCTTCCGTTTATGGAGCAGAGCTAATCGACAAATTGCAGCCCACCACTAATTTAGACGAAGCTTTACGCTGGCAGCAGGAAACAAGTGAAGCGAGGGAGATATGGCGCCTCTATCCTCTGATCCCATTAGGAGGCATAAGGAATATCAATGGGTTTGTCGAGAGGGCTAAAATTAATAGCTGCCTGGAGGCACATGAATTATTAGCTGTGTTAGACACTCTTGCTTCAGCCAGGCGGCTGAAGGCTTTTTGTGTTGGGCTAGAGGGGAATTATCCTCTTATTAAGTATAATGCAAATGAAATCCATGTATTTCGTCGCATTGAGGAGGAAATCGAATTTGCCGTAAAAGATGATGGCAGCCTGTATGACCATGCTTCCGTTGAGCTCAACCGAATCAGGAAACAAATAAAGCAACTCCATGGGCGAATAAAAGATAAGCTGGAAAGTATTATCAAATCCCCGGAAAC containing:
- a CDS encoding DUF3656 domain-containing protein; protein product: MEALVAAVNSGANAVYLGGRQFSARHSAANFDDREIEEAIAFAHRKGVMVYVAVNTLLGNNEIEAALKYLSFLHRIGADAVIVQDLGLVHAARQLLPRLVLHGSTQMTIHNPEGAKFLERQGLDRVVLARELSLAQIKEIGLRSAIGLEIFIHGALCICYSGQCLMSSFIGGRSGNRGRCAQPCRLPYSLVERQTGEQFSDNLHLLSTKDLCLIELLPEIISSGVVSFKIEGRMKRPEYVATVVRIYRGAIDRFLTDPEKFMVTEGEKKDLAQIFNRDFTTGYLYGNPGKELMGYARPNNRGIFLGRIVGIDDLGWAKVKLGEGLALGDGIEVWISKGGRIGFTVEAISRDRKRIEGAAAGETVEIRIPEEVRFGDRLFKTYDVRLMAQAQEAIGLPGAEGKIPVTAWVTISEGKPMTITIKDQDGFVGEGRSDFKAEVAEKRPLTFEVLKEQMSRLGNTPFMLEKLEAEINGSLMVPLSEINATRRMAIENLLENRTKGTSSKVISFSDYSKLVDSLFDAVRQVKKPNKKQKTRLSVLVGDYASALAAISAGADQLFVGREVFRGNRLIPREIGKLINLGAEKDCQLVLATPRIWTDEQQSDVLYIAQLALEAGAAGVLAANLGTVELINRNKFEIPLYADFSLNLFNDLSCTFLSLHGFSQLALSSELNFNQISQMRSLHKINLECIVHGNFPLMVTEHCVPGSISGSNCAGVGPADFCTTGCYGLKDRMKFVFPIETDQYCRMYLYNSKDLCLVEHLSSFLDLGLNSLRIEAGNRDAVYVGGVVRLYREALDRATEGLKDERFFAQIKERLAKFSPEGFTKGHYFRGVL